The proteins below come from a single Lonchura striata isolate bLonStr1 chromosome 10, bLonStr1.mat, whole genome shotgun sequence genomic window:
- the PLS1 gene encoding plastin-1: protein MENNITTISREELEELREAFGKIDIDNSGYVSDYELQDLFKEASLPLPGYKVREIVEKIILVTDSNKDGKINFEEFVSIIQELKSKDVSKSFRKSINKKQGITAIGGTSAISSEGTQHSYSEEEKVAFVNWINKALQDDPDCKHLLPMNPSDASLFKSLADGILLCKMINFSQPDTIDERAINKKKLTPFTISENLNLALNSASAIGCTVVNIGSQDLQEGKPHLVLGLLWQIIKVGLFADIEISRNEALIALLNEGEELDQLMKLSPEELLLRWVNYHLANAGWQKISNFSQDIKDSRAYYHLLNQIAPKGDDLEQLPIKIDFTGFHDKNDLRRAEYMLQQADKLGCRQFVTPADVVAGNPKLNLAFVANLFNTYPALHKPDSSSYDLNLLEGESKEERTFRNWMNSLGVSPYVNHLYSDLSDALIIFQLYDMTRVPVDWSHINKPPYSLLGGNMKKIENCNYAVELGKTKAKFSLVGIAGHDLNEGNPTLTLALVWQLMRRYTLNVLSDLGEGEKVNDEIIIKWVNQTLAKANKKTSIISFKDRSISTSLPVLDLIDAIAPKAVRPEMVKREDLSYQDKLNNAKYAISVARKIGARIYALPDDLVEVKPKMVMTVFACLMGRGLNRIK from the exons ATGGAGAACAACATAACTACTATATCTCGTGAAGAGCTTGAAGAGCTACGAGAAGCATTTGGCAAAATAG ATATTGACAACAGTGGGTATGTCAGTGATTACGAGCTTCAAGACCTGTTTAAAGAAGCAAGTCTGCCCTTGCCTGGTTACAAAGTCCGGGAGATAGTAGAAAAAATCATTTTAGTGACAGATAGCAACAAGGATGGGAAAATCAACTTTGAAGAATTTGTCTCT ataaTTCAGGAATTGAAAAGCAAAGATGTTAGCAAATCTTTCCGAAAATCGATAAACAAAAAGCAAGGTATAACAGCGATTGGAGGAACATCAGCAATATCTAGTGAGGGGACACAGCACTCTTATTCAG aggaagaaaaagttgCTTTTGTTAATTGGATAAATAAAGCTTTACAAGATGACCCAGACTGTAAGCACCTCCTTCCCATGAACCCATCAGATGCCAGTCTGTTTAAATCCCTAGCAGATGGCATCCTTCTTTG CAAAATGATCAACTTTTCACAGCCAGATACAATTGATGAAAGGGCTATTAATAAGAAAAAACTCACTCCTTTCACTATTTCT GAAAACCTAAACCTGGCTCTGAACTCAGCATCTGCCATTGGCTGCACGGTTGTCAATATTGGATCACAGGATTTGCAAGAAGGAAAACCACACTTGGTGTTAGGACTCTTGTGGCAGATCATTAAAGTTGGCCTTTTTGCTGATATTGAGATCTCCAGAAATGAAG CTCTTATTGCCTTGCTAAATGAAGGGGAAGAGCTGGATCAGTTAATGAAACTTTCCCCAGAAGAGCTCTTGCTACGCTGGGTGAATTACCATCTGGCCAATGCAGGGTGGCAGAAAATCAGTAACTTCAGCCAAGACATTAAG GACTCAAGAGCATACTACCATCTGTTAAATCAGATTGCACCCAAAGGAGATGACCTTGAACAATTGCCTATTAAAATTGACTTTACAGGATTTCAT gatAAAAATGACTTGAGGAGGGCTGAATACATGCTCCAACAGGCAGATAAATTGGGCTGCAGACAGTTCGTAACTCCAGCTGATGTGGTTGCAGGGAACCCTAAGCTCAATTTGGCTTTTGTTGCAAATCTTTTTAACACATATCCAGCCCTGCACAAGCCTGACAGTTCATCTTATGATCTCAATTTATTAGAAG GAGAAAGTAAGGAAGAAAGGACTTTCAGAAACTGGATGAATTCACTGGGTGTAAGCCCATATGTTAATCATTTATAcag TGACCTTTCTGATGCTTTAATCATCTTCCAACTGTATGACATGACGCGTGTCCCGGTTGACTGGAGCCACATCAACAAACCCCCTTACTCACTGCTCGGGGGCAACATGAAAAAG attgAGAATTGCAATTATGCAGTAGaacttgggaagacaaaagcCAAATTCTCACTGGTTGGTATTGCTGGACACGATCTAAATGAGGGTAATCCAACTCTGACTTTGGCTTTGGTATGGCAGCTGATGAGGAG GTATACTTTGAATGTACTATCTGATCTTGGAGAGGGCGAAAAAGTAAATGATGAAATTATTATTAAGTGGGTGAATCAAACACTTGCAAAAGCAAATAAGAAAACTTCAATTATAAGTTTCAAG GACAGATCAATTAGCACTAGCTTACCTGTCCTAGATTTAATAGATGCCATTGCACCAAAAGCAGTTCGTCCAGAAATGGTCAAGAGAGAAGACCTTTCTTACCAAGACAAATTGAACAATGCCAA GTATGCCATTTCAGTTGCTCGAAAAATTGGTGCTCGTATTTATGCTCTCCCAGATGATCTGGTTGAAGTGAAGCCAAAAATGGTGATGACAGTGTTTGCATGTTTGATGGGAAGAGGActgaacagaataaaataa